A window of Synergistaceae bacterium genomic DNA:
CAGCTTGTCCATGAAGAACGCAACGCGCGCCGTGTAGCCGGTGTCCTCGAGTATCGACAGGAAGAAGAACAGCGTGATGATAATCGGCAGGAACGACAGCACGCTTCCTATGCCCGCAAAAATTCCGTTGGTCATCAGCCCGTGAAGCACATCATTCACCCCCGCAGAAGTCATGTACGCGTCTACACTCCCCGTGAAGGCCTCAATCCATCCCTCAAGAACCTCCTGAAAGTACGCGCCGATAACGTTGAACGTGAGAAAGAATATCCCCGCCATTACAGCAATGAACGTCGGAATAGCCGTGTATTTGCCCGTCAAGATTCTGTCGAGCCTCTGGCTTCTGACGTGCTCCCTGCTCTCTCTGGGCTTCACTACTGACTGTGCGCACACCTTCTTGATGAACGTGAAGCGCATATCCGCCATCGCGGCGTTGCGGTCTAACCCTCTCTCGTGCTCCATCTGAAGGATTATATGTTCGAGCATCTCGCGTTCATTCTGCTCGAGGCCGAGCTGGCTCATCACGAGCTGGTCATTCTCGATGACTTTGCTTGCCGCGAAACGAAGGGGAATGCCCGCGCGTTCTGCGTGATCCTGTATGAGGTGGCAGATTGCGTGAATCGCGCGGTGAACTGCTCCGTTGTGGTCTTCTTCGCCGCAGAAGTCGTAGCGTTTCGGTCTCTCCTGATACTTTGCGATGTGAACTGCGTGCTGTACAAGCTCATGAACTCCCTCGTTCTTCAGCGCGGAAATCGGAATCACCGGCACGCCTAACAGTGCCTCCATTCTGTTGATGTCAATCGTTCCGCCGTTGCCGCTGAGTTCGTCCATCATGTTGAGGGCGACAACTAACGGTATCTGCATCTCCAGAAGCTGAATCGTCAGGTACAAGTTGCGCTCAATGTTCGTTGCGTCGACGATGTTGATTATGGCTTTGGGCTTCTCGTTAAGAATGAAGTTGCGGGAGACTATCTCTTCTCCGCTGTAAGGCGACATAGAATAAATGCCCGGCAGGTCAGTAATCAGTGTATCGGGATGCCCCTTGATGACTCCGTCTTTGCGGTCAACCGTAACACCGGGAAAATTCCCGACTCTGCGGCTCGCTCCCGTGAGCTGGTTGAAGAGGGTAGTTTTTCCGCTGTTCTGGTTTCCTGCAAGCGCGAAGGTCAACGTTGTACCCTCAGGAAGTGCTGAGCCTTCGCCTTCAACGTGGTACTTGCCTTCCTCTCCGAGACCGGGATGCTCGATCGTCTGCATGTTGTTGATGAAGCGTTCGGCGTTCCCGCTGTCCCTTGCGGGCTTTACGGTTATGCGTCCTGCGTCGTCCGCCCTTAACGTCAGCTCGTAATCGTGAATGCGAATCTCGAGGGGGTCTCCCATCGGTGCGGTGCGTATCATCTTCACCTGTGCGCCGGGAATTATCCCCATGTCCAGAAGATGCTGGCGTAGGCTTCCTTCTCCTCCCACAGAATCGATTACTGCGCTTTGATTGATGTCCAGTTCCTTAAGGCTGAGTGTGTTCATGCTCGTGCTCCTGAATGAATAATGATGTGGTTACAATAGCACAAACTTCACGCCTTGCGAAATTTTCGCGCATACACAGTTGACATTTGGGGGCTTTGCGCTATCATTATCACTATCCCAACTGGATACAAAATATAAAGCCACAAATTATTATTATTTCATGAGGAGTGTGATAGTTCACATGAGTCCGG
This region includes:
- the feoB gene encoding ferrous iron transport protein B, encoding MNTLSLKELDINQSAVIDSVGGEGSLRQHLLDMGIIPGAQVKMIRTAPMGDPLEIRIHDYELTLRADDAGRITVKPARDSGNAERFINNMQTIEHPGLGEEGKYHVEGEGSALPEGTTLTFALAGNQNSGKTTLFNQLTGASRRVGNFPGVTVDRKDGVIKGHPDTLITDLPGIYSMSPYSGEEIVSRNFILNEKPKAIINIVDATNIERNLYLTIQLLEMQIPLVVALNMMDELSGNGGTIDINRMEALLGVPVIPISALKNEGVHELVQHAVHIAKYQERPKRYDFCGEEDHNGAVHRAIHAICHLIQDHAERAGIPLRFAASKVIENDQLVMSQLGLEQNEREMLEHIILQMEHERGLDRNAAMADMRFTFIKKVCAQSVVKPRESREHVRSQRLDRILTGKYTAIPTFIAVMAGIFFLTFNVIGAYFQEVLEGWIEAFTGSVDAYMTSAGVNDVLHGLMTNGIFAGIGSVLSFLPIIITLFFFLSILEDTGYTARVAFFMDKLLRKIGLSGRSIVPMLIGFGCTVPAVMSTRTLPSERDRRMTILLTPFMSCTAKLPIYAFFVSAFFPKHGGLIMTGLYLLGIVVGILVALLYKETLFKGEAVPFVMELPNYRMPAAKNVLMLMWEKAKDFIQRAFSVIFVATVVVWFLQSFDLHFRLAENPDTSILAYVSGLLVPLMRPVGLGDWRICTSLISGFMAKESVVSTLEVLFGDNVSSAISSVSAASLLVFSLLYTPCVAAVASIRRELGGKWAFGVVVWQCAVAWVAAMVTRMIMLML